The Anaeromyxobacter sp. Fw109-5 genomic interval CGGAGCTCGTCGGCACCCTCCGCCGCGCGCTCGCCGCGCGTGAGTCCCGCGCGATCTAGCCCGCTCCGTCCCGCGCCCGCGCGGCGGCGAGGTCGTCGAGCGCCGCGTCCTCCGCGCGCTCCCGCGCGCCGAGGCGCCCCTTCTCCCAGGTCTCCCGGTGCCGCGCGATGGCCTGCCGCGCCGCGGAGGCGGCGGCGAGCGACCTCCGCGCCGCGGCCACGGCGCCGGCCGCCGCCGCGAGCGCCTCCTCCGCCGTGCGCTCGTCGCGGCGGAGGCGTGCCGTCCAGCCTGCCGCGGCCGCCAGCGCGCCGGCGGAGGGCTCGAGATCTCGGGCGTCGCAGGGGGCCCGGGGCGCCGCGGCCGCGCGCTCGAGCGCGACCCGCAGGCGATCGCGGCTCCGCCGGGCCCGCTCCTCCGCCGCGAGCGCGTCCGCCAGGGCCGCCCGCGCCGCCACCTCGTCGCGCTCGCGCAGCGCGAGCACCGCCGCGAGCGGGTAGCGGTCCGTCACCGCACCAGCTCCTCGAGGCGGGCGCGCGTGCGCTCCGGAGCCTCGGCCTCGTCCGCGCGCTGGCGGAGGAACGCCTCGATGGCGGGGAGGCGCGCCAGGGCCTCGTCGGCGTCGGGATCCGAGCCGCGCGCGTAAGCGCCGACGGCGATGAGGTCGCGGTGGCGCTCGTGGGCCGCGAGGAGCGCGCGAAGCCGGTCCGCGGCGGCGCGGTGCGAGTCCGTCGTCACCGCGGGCATGACGCGCGAGAGGCTGCGCAGGACGTCGATGGCGGGGTAGCGGCCCGCGGCCGCGACGCGCGGGTCGAGCACGACGTGACCGTCGAGGATGCCCCGCACCTCGTCCGCGATGGGCTCGTCGAGATCGCCGCCCGCGACGAGGACGGTGTAGAGGGCCGTGATCCCGCCGCGCGCGCGGTTGCCCGTGCGCTCGAGGAGGCGTGGCAGCGCCGCGAAGACGCTGGGCGGATAGCCGTGCCGCGCGGGGGGCTCGCCGGCCGCGAGGCCGACCTCGCGCTGCGCGCGCGCGTAGCGCGTCAGCGAGTCGAGCATGAACAGGACCCGGCGGTCGCGCTCCGCGAACCACTCCGCGATCCCCGTCGCCACGTGCGCCGCCTTCAGCCGCTCGAGGGCCGGCGCGTCGCTCGTCGCGGCGACCACCACACTCCGCGCGAGCCCCTCGGGTCCGAGCGCCTCCTCGACGAACTCGCGCACCTCCCGCCCGCGCTCTCCCACGAGGCAGATGACCGACAGCTCGGCCCGCGTGTGCCGCGCGATCTGGCCGAGCAGGGTCGACTTGCCCACCCCTGCGCCCGCGAAGATGCCGATCCGCTGCCCCTCACCGACGGTGAGGAGCCCGTCGATCGCGCGCACCCCGAGCGCGAGCGGCGCCGTGATGCGGCGGCGCGCGAGCGGGCCGGGCGCCGGCCGGTCCACGGCCCATTCCTCGAGGGACGCTGGCAGCGGCAGGCCGTCCAGGGGGCGCCCGAGCCCGTCGAGCACGCGCCCGAGGAGGCCGTCGCCGGCGCGGATCGAGAGCGGACGCCCCGTCGAGACGATCTCGCTGTCGGCGCCGAGGCCCGCGGGATCTCCGAGGGGGAGCAGCACCGCCCGCTCGTCGCGGAACCCGACCACCTCGGCGAGGAGGGGCTCCCGGCCGGGCGTGAGGATCTCCACCGCCTCGCCCTGCCGGACGCCGGCGGCCTCGGCCTCGATCACGAGGCCCACGAGGCGCGTCACGCGGCCGCGCAGGCGCAGCGGGGCGGCCCGGTCGAGCGCGTCGCGGTGGCGGTGGGGCGCGCTCAAGCTGCCGGGCCCCCCGGCGCGATCCCCGGGGCGCTCACGCTCCCTCCCCGTCGAGCGCCCTCGCGAGGGCCGCGAGCTGGGTCTCGACGCGCGCGTCCACGCGGCCGGCCTCGGTCTCCACGATCGCGTCGCCGCGGGCGAGGCCAGGGTCCTCGCGCACCGCGAGGCCCGGCGCCCTGGAGAGGACCGCCGCGAGGCGCCCGGCCGCCTCGCGGATCGCCTCCGCGTCGGCCGGGTTCACGCGCAGCACGACCTCCCGCCGGTCCCGCGCCGCGGAGAGAGCGCGCGCGGCGAGATCCGCGACGGCGGCGGGATCCTGGGCGAGCTCGCGACCGATGATCGTCCGAGCCACGTCGACGGCGACCGCGGCCACCTCGCGCTCGGCCAGCGCCAGGCGGCGGTCGCGCGCTGCGGCGGCCGCTGCGAGCGCCGCGGCGGCCCGCGCGAGCCCCTCGCGGCGCCCCTCCTCCTCCGCCTCTGCCCGGAGCCGAACGCGGTCCGCCTCCGCCGCGTCGCGGATGCGGCGCGCCTGCTCCTCGGCGGCGGCGATCAGGGCCTCGGCCCGCGCGCGCGCGTCGAACGCCTGGGCCTCGATGCGAGCGCCGCCGGACGGTGGCCCACCCTTGAGGATCTTCGCCAAGCGCCCCTCCCGCCGCGATTGTAGCGCGGCGTGCGGGGAGCGGGCTCGCTACCGCAGGGCCTCACCGGTCGTCGCAGGGACGACCTTGCCGTACTTCACCCCGCGCGTGGCCACCAGGCTGTCCGCCATCTGGAGGATCTCGCCGGCGCGCCCGCGCAGCACGAGCACCTCGAGGCAGTTGTGCGCGTCCATGTGGACGTGCAGCGCGGAGACCACCGCCTGGTGGTTCTCGTGCTGGATGTGGGTGAGCTTCTGCGCGAGGCTCGAGGACTCGTGGTCGTAGACGATGGCCACGACCGCGACCTGCTCGCCGCCCTCCGACTCCGACCACTGGCGTTGCACGAGCTGGTCGCGGATGAGGTCCCGCACGGCCTCCGAACGGTTGACGTAGCCCTTGCGCTCGATGAGCTCGTCGAACTGCTCGAGCAGGCTGCGCTCGAGGGAGATGCCGATGCGTTCCAGCATGGCGCGCATCGTTACCAGCGACGCTCGACCGTCGCAAGCGCCGCCCGGAAAGCGGCGAGCCCGCCGCCGGGGGGACCGGGGCGGGCTCGGGCGTCACGGCGCGGCGACTGGATCAGGCGGCGTCGCGCTCGGCCGGCTGGAGGTAGCGGTGGAGGAACTGCTTGGTCTTGAGCTCGACCTGGCGGACGCGCTCTCGCGACACCCCCCAGCGCTTGCCGATCTCCTCGAGCGTGCGCGGCTGATCCTGCTCGAGGCGGTTGTGGACGATG includes:
- a CDS encoding FliI/YscN family ATPase; this translates as MSAPHRHRDALDRAAPLRLRGRVTRLVGLVIEAEAAGVRQGEAVEILTPGREPLLAEVVGFRDERAVLLPLGDPAGLGADSEIVSTGRPLSIRAGDGLLGRVLDGLGRPLDGLPLPASLEEWAVDRPAPGPLARRRITAPLALGVRAIDGLLTVGEGQRIGIFAGAGVGKSTLLGQIARHTRAELSVICLVGERGREVREFVEEALGPEGLARSVVVAATSDAPALERLKAAHVATGIAEWFAERDRRVLFMLDSLTRYARAQREVGLAAGEPPARHGYPPSVFAALPRLLERTGNRARGGITALYTVLVAGGDLDEPIADEVRGILDGHVVLDPRVAAAGRYPAIDVLRSLSRVMPAVTTDSHRAAADRLRALLAAHERHRDLIAVGAYARGSDPDADEALARLPAIEAFLRQRADEAEAPERTRARLEELVR
- a CDS encoding FliH/SctL family protein, encoding MAKILKGGPPSGGARIEAQAFDARARAEALIAAAEEQARRIRDAAEADRVRLRAEAEEEGRREGLARAAAALAAAAAARDRRLALAEREVAAVAVDVARTIIGRELAQDPAAVADLAARALSAARDRREVVLRVNPADAEAIREAAGRLAAVLSRAPGLAVREDPGLARGDAIVETEAGRVDARVETQLAALARALDGEGA
- the nikR gene encoding nickel-responsive transcriptional regulator NikR, coding for MLERIGISLERSLLEQFDELIERKGYVNRSEAVRDLIRDQLVQRQWSESEGGEQVAVVAIVYDHESSSLAQKLTHIQHENHQAVVSALHVHMDAHNCLEVLVLRGRAGEILQMADSLVATRGVKYGKVVPATTGEALR